The following proteins are encoded in a genomic region of Nocardioides renjunii:
- a CDS encoding metallophosphoesterase, translating to MSLPRRVLVGVLLACLAVALGVTVAVSLFLTSSRTVVLVGHDTVVRPTLADDAVVQTGPLLPDLRIRDVGPVGVTLALGKTEVGSVEELVERYALIAGDPTAPVEKVQGVVVDMAVSAALRGLAVGLVPVAVYLLLGRHRRGELFRGIRSRQGVVALVLLLVLPVLVWQPWEVDEETQEEQGAWQTLAELAGPDVVLPEEVRDVEVRVGPVTTQSKRLVLSAIDTYDRSKEFYSAAAEGAADLDVREPEEGETVALVVSDRHDNIGMDRVARAIGEAAGASVVLDAGDDTSTGQPWEAFSLDSLSATFDDWDRYAVAGNHDNGPFVSTYLADQGWTMLDGEVVDAPWGASLLGVDDPRSSGLGSWRDETGLSFDEVGERLADAACSTAEDGERVSTVLVHDANLGREALRRGCVDLVLGGHTHVQAGPDAVEGEDGATGWTWTNGTTGGAAYAIAIGSKPRRDADVSLVTYADGRPTGLQWVRLRTDGSWLVGDWSPVTPLP from the coding sequence ATGAGCCTGCCCCGCCGCGTGCTGGTCGGGGTGCTGCTGGCGTGCCTGGCCGTCGCCCTCGGCGTCACCGTGGCGGTCTCGCTGTTCCTCACCAGCAGCCGGACCGTGGTGCTCGTCGGCCACGACACCGTCGTACGCCCGACGCTGGCCGACGACGCGGTGGTGCAGACGGGCCCGCTGCTGCCGGACCTCCGGATCCGCGACGTCGGTCCGGTCGGGGTGACCTTGGCGCTCGGCAAGACCGAGGTCGGCTCGGTGGAGGAGCTCGTCGAGCGCTACGCCCTCATCGCGGGCGATCCCACGGCGCCCGTCGAGAAGGTGCAGGGCGTCGTGGTCGACATGGCGGTCTCCGCCGCGCTCCGGGGTCTCGCCGTGGGGCTGGTCCCGGTCGCGGTCTACCTGCTGCTCGGGCGGCACCGGCGCGGCGAGCTGTTCCGCGGCATCCGGTCGCGCCAGGGCGTCGTCGCGCTCGTGCTCCTGCTCGTCCTGCCGGTGCTGGTGTGGCAGCCGTGGGAGGTGGACGAGGAGACCCAGGAGGAGCAGGGCGCCTGGCAGACCCTGGCCGAGCTCGCCGGCCCCGACGTGGTCCTCCCCGAGGAGGTGCGCGACGTCGAGGTGCGGGTCGGTCCGGTCACCACGCAGAGCAAGCGGCTCGTGCTGAGCGCGATCGACACCTACGACCGCAGCAAGGAGTTCTACTCCGCCGCCGCAGAGGGGGCGGCCGACCTCGACGTGCGTGAGCCCGAGGAGGGGGAGACGGTGGCCCTCGTCGTCAGCGACCGGCACGACAACATCGGCATGGACCGCGTCGCGCGCGCCATCGGCGAGGCCGCCGGGGCGAGCGTCGTGCTCGACGCGGGTGACGACACCTCCACCGGCCAGCCGTGGGAGGCGTTCAGTCTCGACTCGCTCTCGGCCACGTTCGACGACTGGGACCGCTACGCCGTCGCCGGCAACCACGACAACGGCCCCTTCGTCAGCACCTACCTCGCCGACCAGGGCTGGACGATGCTCGACGGCGAGGTCGTCGACGCCCCGTGGGGCGCCAGCCTCCTCGGGGTCGACGACCCCCGCAGCAGCGGGCTGGGCAGCTGGCGCGACGAGACCGGGCTCAGCTTCGACGAGGTCGGCGAGCGCCTCGCCGACGCGGCCTGCTCCACGGCCGAGGACGGCGAGCGCGTGAGCACCGTGCTCGTCCACGACGCCAACCTGGGGCGCGAGGCCCTCCGCCGCGGCTGCGTCGACCTCGTGCTCGGCGGGCACACCCACGTGCAGGCGGGCCCGGACGCCGTCGAGGGCGAGGACGGCGCCACCGGCTGGACCTGGACCAACGGCACGACCGGCGGGGCGGCGTACGCCATCGCCATCGGCAGCAAGCCGCGGCGCGACGCCGACGTCAGCCTCGTGACGTACGCCGACGGGCGGCCGACCGGGCTGCAGTGGGTGCGCCTGCGCACCGACGGGTCGTGGCTGGTCGGCGACTGGAGCCCGGTCACTCCTCTCCCGTGA
- a CDS encoding DUF4032 domain-containing protein gives MAMRIVASRPDPAILGLPWDTCLEEWPDDVVVPLPRGLSRHVVRIVRLGERVYAVKETNDDIAFREYRMLRDLQRLGLPAVTPQGVVTGREGRDGDELPAALITRHLQFSLPYRSLFSRGMTAEHVPTLIDAIVVLLVRLHLAGFYWGDVSLSNVLFRRNAGEFAAYLVDAETGELHDAVSDRMREYDITVGCENIFAELMDLSASGAVQRPIDGFAIISHLRERYEALWSELTDLEEFRAEEMWRIERRVERLNDLGFDIDELDIVTDLGGETIRIQPKVVDLGHHTREIQALTGMTVEDNQARRLLNDLASFTAHHDLGREDRHLVASRWMHEIFEPIMAMIPPDATGKLEPAEVFHEILEHRWYLSEQAGHEVGIHETARDYIDRYLTAKPDEVITGEE, from the coding sequence ATGGCCATGCGGATCGTCGCCAGCCGGCCCGACCCGGCGATCCTCGGGCTGCCCTGGGACACCTGCCTGGAGGAGTGGCCCGACGACGTCGTGGTCCCGCTCCCGCGGGGACTCTCGCGCCACGTGGTCCGCATCGTGCGCCTCGGCGAGCGCGTCTACGCGGTCAAGGAGACCAACGACGACATCGCCTTCCGCGAGTACCGCATGCTGCGCGACCTGCAGCGGCTCGGGCTCCCGGCGGTCACGCCGCAGGGCGTCGTCACCGGACGCGAGGGCCGCGACGGCGACGAGCTGCCCGCCGCGCTGATCACCCGCCACCTGCAGTTCTCGCTGCCCTACCGCAGCCTGTTCAGCCGCGGGATGACCGCCGAGCACGTGCCGACCCTCATCGACGCGATCGTCGTGCTGCTGGTGCGCCTGCACCTCGCCGGCTTCTACTGGGGCGACGTCTCGCTGTCCAACGTGCTCTTCCGCCGCAACGCCGGCGAGTTCGCCGCCTACCTCGTCGACGCCGAGACCGGCGAGCTGCACGACGCGGTGAGCGACCGGATGCGGGAGTACGACATCACGGTGGGCTGCGAGAACATCTTCGCCGAGCTGATGGACCTCAGCGCGAGCGGCGCGGTCCAGCGCCCGATCGACGGCTTCGCCATCATCAGCCACCTGCGCGAGCGCTACGAGGCGCTCTGGAGCGAGCTGACCGACCTCGAGGAGTTCCGCGCCGAGGAGATGTGGCGCATCGAGCGCCGCGTCGAGCGGCTCAACGACCTCGGCTTCGACATCGACGAGCTCGACATCGTCACCGACCTCGGCGGCGAGACCATCCGGATCCAGCCGAAGGTCGTCGACCTCGGCCACCACACCCGCGAGATCCAGGCGCTCACCGGCATGACGGTCGAGGACAACCAGGCCCGGCGGCTGCTCAACGACCTCGCCTCCTTCACCGCGCACCACGACCTCGGCCGCGAGGACCGGCACCTGGTGGCCAGCCGGTGGATGCACGAGATCTTCGAGCCGATCATGGCGATGATCCCCCCGGACGCGACCGGCAAGCTGGAGCCGGCCGAGGTCTTCCACGAGATCCTCGAGCACCGGTGGTACCTGTCCGAGCAGGCCGGTCACGAGGTCGGCATCCACGAGACGGCCCGCGACTACATCGACCGCTACCTCACCGCGAAGCCCGACGAGGTCATCACGGGAGAGGAGTGA
- a CDS encoding glycoside hydrolase family 13 protein — protein MSLLHLPHHDGSPLHVSHEAPTLGQTVTVRVRTTVQDPVEEIWLRTTYDAEPVFHPTTATAAGDVVWWEAQLPVHNPVTHYRFLLVRPAPDGEGAAEGEQEWLTGSGIVGHDVPDATDFRVAAFPPAPDWGRDGVVYQVFPDRFARSAAADEREAPDWALPAEWDDEVVFEGSDPRTPMQLFGGDLDGITEHLDHVAAVGADVVYTTPVFPGESNHRYNATTFTQVDPLLGGDEAYARLSTAVHERGWRILGDLTTNHTGDTHEWFLAAADDPEDPHRSFYYFDEDGTYACWMGHGTLPKINHANLDVRHAMVEGPHSVVGRWLRPPYDVDGWRIDVANMTGRLGDIDVAHEVARAVRATAAELRDDPWVIGEHNHDATGDVDGDGWHGTMNYSGFSWPVWSWLRDPASPARAFGRPLPVPRRDGGAVVDTFRSWQGTLGWRATSSSWNILGSHDSARIRTVVGGDCAVHRVAAGLQFTMPGVPMIFAGDEIGLEGVNGEDARRTMPWHRRGEWDTRTLGTYADLATLRREHPALRRGGLRWAHVEADTIAYVREHPDESVLVVARRAAGGGFTLPLGAGRHVFGSEPGGSDLAAADGTSTGSGIEVPATDGPRFDVWVLDEE, from the coding sequence GTGAGCCTCCTCCACCTCCCCCACCACGACGGCTCCCCGCTGCACGTCTCGCATGAGGCGCCCACGCTGGGGCAGACCGTCACCGTCCGCGTGCGGACCACCGTCCAGGACCCGGTCGAGGAGATCTGGCTGCGCACGACGTACGACGCCGAGCCGGTCTTCCACCCCACGACCGCGACGGCGGCGGGCGACGTGGTGTGGTGGGAGGCGCAGCTGCCGGTGCACAACCCGGTCACCCACTACCGCTTCCTCCTGGTGCGCCCGGCGCCGGACGGCGAGGGCGCGGCGGAGGGCGAGCAGGAGTGGCTCACCGGCTCGGGGATCGTCGGCCACGACGTCCCGGACGCGACCGACTTCCGGGTCGCCGCCTTCCCGCCGGCCCCCGACTGGGGTCGCGACGGCGTCGTCTACCAGGTCTTCCCCGACCGCTTCGCCCGCTCCGCGGCGGCCGACGAGCGCGAGGCCCCGGACTGGGCGCTCCCCGCCGAGTGGGACGACGAGGTGGTCTTCGAGGGCAGCGACCCCCGCACGCCGATGCAGCTGTTCGGCGGCGACCTGGACGGCATCACCGAGCATCTCGACCACGTGGCGGCCGTGGGCGCCGACGTCGTCTACACGACGCCCGTCTTCCCGGGCGAGAGCAACCACCGCTACAACGCGACCACGTTCACGCAGGTCGACCCGCTCCTCGGCGGGGACGAGGCGTACGCCCGGCTCAGCACCGCGGTGCACGAGCGGGGCTGGCGCATCCTGGGCGACCTCACCACCAACCACACCGGCGACACCCACGAGTGGTTCCTGGCCGCCGCGGACGACCCGGAGGACCCGCACCGGTCCTTCTACTACTTCGACGAGGACGGCACCTACGCCTGCTGGATGGGCCACGGCACGCTGCCCAAGATCAACCACGCCAACCTCGACGTCCGGCACGCGATGGTCGAGGGGCCGCACTCGGTGGTCGGGCGGTGGCTGCGCCCGCCGTACGACGTCGACGGCTGGCGCATCGACGTGGCCAACATGACCGGCCGGCTGGGCGACATCGACGTCGCCCACGAGGTCGCCCGGGCCGTGCGCGCGACCGCCGCCGAGCTGCGCGACGACCCGTGGGTCATCGGCGAGCACAACCACGACGCCACCGGCGACGTCGACGGGGACGGCTGGCACGGCACGATGAACTACTCCGGCTTCTCGTGGCCGGTGTGGTCGTGGCTGCGCGACCCGGCCTCCCCCGCTCGCGCGTTCGGCCGGCCGCTGCCGGTGCCCCGGCGCGACGGCGGCGCGGTCGTCGACACCTTCCGCTCCTGGCAGGGCACCCTCGGCTGGCGCGCCACCTCGTCGAGCTGGAACATCCTCGGCTCGCACGACTCCGCCCGGATCCGCACCGTGGTGGGCGGCGACTGCGCGGTGCACCGCGTGGCGGCCGGCCTGCAGTTCACGATGCCGGGCGTGCCGATGATCTTCGCTGGCGACGAGATCGGCCTCGAGGGCGTCAACGGCGAGGACGCCCGGCGCACCATGCCGTGGCACCGCCGCGGCGAGTGGGACACCCGCACCCTGGGGACGTACGCCGACCTGGCCACGCTGCGGCGAGAGCACCCGGCCCTGCGGCGCGGTGGCCTGCGGTGGGCGCACGTGGAGGCCGACACCATCGCCTACGTGCGCGAGCACCCGGACGAGTCCGTCCTCGTCGTCGCGCGCCGGGCCGCCGGCGGCGGCTTCACCCTCCCGCTCGGAGCGGGCCGCCACGTCTTCGGCTCGGAGCCTGGCGGCAGCGACCTCGCGGCCGCCGACGGAACGAGCACAGGCTCCGGCATCGAGGTCCCCGCGACCGACGGCCCGCGGTTCGACGTCTGGGTCCTCGACGAGGAGTAG